One genomic window of Trichlorobacter lovleyi includes the following:
- the resB gene encoding cytochrome c biogenesis protein ResB, with product MSTNQRGFVQQVWDFFCSLKLTLFLLITLAITSIIGTVIPQYPNIDERYWATISAGRKALYEKLGFFDMYHSWWFLALLALFCVNLIACSIKRLPHVFKFVSEPATTISETQQKIFPSKELKLEGSLDASRDKLAAFLGARFATPTITQVGNQYHLFAQKNAWCRLGVYVVHFSILVIMAGTIIGNIGGYKGFVAIVEGETINMVKARSGKDVPLGFEVKCDQFTVSFYDAPGGGGPSQMPKEFKSILTLTENGKEIPGYKHVRVVVNEPLTYKGITFYQSSYGQANDPSLFFFTVRNRESGKSEQIVLRPGSQTRLPDGRSASIVDLTDNPGEGLAAVLGVSDKGAEPKFFKVYKNNPGLDDLRGDRLIFTFTGTDARMYTGLQVNKDPGVWVVWAGCLMMCLGLCIAFFMSHKRVWIVVQHGYARIYGNASKNQPAFLTEFERLAEELQKQTI from the coding sequence GTGAGTACCAATCAACGTGGCTTTGTGCAACAGGTGTGGGATTTTTTCTGTTCTCTCAAGTTAACCCTCTTTCTGCTGATCACGCTGGCAATCACCTCAATCATCGGCACTGTCATACCGCAGTATCCCAATATTGATGAGCGGTATTGGGCAACCATCAGTGCGGGTCGCAAGGCGCTGTACGAGAAACTCGGTTTCTTTGATATGTACCACTCCTGGTGGTTTCTGGCCTTGCTGGCGCTGTTCTGTGTCAACCTGATCGCCTGCTCGATCAAGCGCCTGCCCCATGTCTTCAAATTTGTCAGCGAACCGGCGACAACCATCTCTGAAACGCAGCAAAAAATCTTTCCCAGCAAAGAGCTGAAGCTTGAGGGCTCACTGGATGCCTCGCGAGACAAACTTGCTGCCTTCCTCGGCGCCCGCTTTGCCACACCCACGATCACCCAGGTCGGAAATCAGTATCATCTTTTTGCCCAGAAAAATGCCTGGTGCCGGCTGGGGGTCTATGTCGTCCACTTCAGTATCCTGGTGATCATGGCCGGAACCATCATCGGCAACATAGGCGGCTACAAGGGGTTTGTTGCCATTGTCGAGGGTGAAACCATCAACATGGTCAAGGCCCGCAGCGGTAAGGATGTACCACTGGGATTTGAGGTCAAGTGCGATCAGTTTACGGTCTCTTTCTACGACGCGCCGGGCGGTGGCGGACCAAGCCAGATGCCGAAGGAGTTCAAGAGTATCCTGACTCTGACTGAAAACGGTAAAGAAATCCCCGGCTACAAGCATGTCCGTGTGGTGGTCAATGAGCCGTTGACATACAAAGGAATCACCTTCTATCAATCCAGCTATGGCCAGGCCAACGATCCCAGCCTGTTCTTCTTTACGGTGAGAAACCGTGAGAGCGGCAAGAGCGAGCAGATTGTGCTGCGTCCGGGCAGCCAGACACGTCTGCCGGATGGACGTTCCGCTTCAATCGTTGATCTGACCGACAATCCGGGTGAAGGGCTGGCGGCAGTGCTGGGTGTGAGTGATAAAGGTGCGGAACCGAAGTTTTTCAAGGTGTATAAAAACAATCCCGGGCTCGATGATCTCCGCGGAGACCGTCTGATCTTTACCTTTACCGGTACTGATGCCCGGATGTATACCGGCCTGCAGGTGAATAAAGACCCCGGTGTCTGGGTCGTTTGGGCCGGCTGTTTGATGATGTGCCTGGGTCTCTGTATTGCCTTTTTCATGTCCCATAAACGGGTCTGGATTGTGGTGCAGCACGGCTATGCACGGATCTACGGCAATGCCAGCAAAAATCAGCCGGCATTTCTGACGGAGTTTGAGCGGTTGGCTGAAGAACTCCAGAAGCAGACTATCTGA
- the purD gene encoding phosphoribosylamine--glycine ligase — protein sequence MKVLVIGGGGREHALVWKIAQSPLVKQIFCAPGNPGTAQLATNLPIKVEEIDKLLGFAKTEGIDLAVVGPELPLSLGIVDLFREYGVKIFGPSRAAARIEASKAFSKDLMHKYAIPTAAYGVFTEIPAAEAFIRKTGAPIVVKADGLAAGKGVIIAQTEAEAIAAVQDMLSGNAFGDAGSRVVVEAFLTGEEASFLAITDGKFVIPLASAQDHKAIFDGDQGPNTGGMGAYSPAPVVTAEVHQKAMEQVVQRAVDGMAAEGCAYQGIVYAGLMVKDGEVKTLEFNARFGDPECQPLLMRMKSDLVPLLLAVAEGDLSGHSIEWHDQAAICVVMAAEGYPGDYPKGDIITGIEAAEQVADVTVFHAGTAEKDGRIVTAGGRVLGVTALGNTVAAAIERVYQGVEKISWRGVQFRRDIGKKALGRL from the coding sequence ATGAAAGTTCTGGTAATTGGCGGCGGTGGCCGCGAACATGCCCTGGTTTGGAAGATCGCTCAGTCTCCGCTGGTTAAGCAGATTTTCTGTGCTCCCGGCAATCCCGGTACAGCGCAGCTGGCTACCAACCTGCCGATCAAGGTGGAAGAGATCGACAAGTTGCTGGGATTTGCCAAGACAGAAGGGATCGACTTGGCGGTTGTCGGACCGGAACTGCCGCTGTCGCTGGGGATTGTGGATCTGTTCCGCGAGTACGGGGTCAAGATCTTCGGGCCCAGCCGCGCTGCCGCACGGATCGAGGCCAGCAAGGCCTTTTCCAAGGATCTGATGCACAAGTACGCCATCCCCACCGCAGCCTATGGCGTCTTTACCGAGATCCCTGCTGCCGAGGCCTTTATCCGCAAGACCGGGGCACCGATTGTGGTCAAGGCCGATGGTCTGGCCGCGGGTAAAGGGGTGATCATAGCCCAGACGGAAGCCGAGGCGATTGCGGCGGTGCAGGATATGCTTTCCGGTAACGCCTTTGGTGATGCCGGGTCCCGTGTGGTTGTGGAGGCGTTTCTGACCGGTGAAGAGGCTTCCTTTCTGGCCATTACCGATGGAAAGTTTGTGATCCCGCTGGCCTCGGCCCAGGATCACAAGGCGATTTTCGATGGAGACCAGGGGCCTAATACCGGTGGCATGGGGGCCTACTCACCGGCTCCGGTGGTGACTGCCGAGGTGCACCAAAAGGCGATGGAGCAGGTGGTACAGCGGGCAGTTGACGGTATGGCTGCTGAAGGCTGCGCCTATCAGGGGATTGTCTATGCCGGTCTGATGGTCAAGGATGGTGAGGTCAAGACCCTGGAGTTCAATGCCCGTTTTGGTGATCCGGAGTGCCAACCGCTCTTGATGCGGATGAAGTCAGATCTGGTGCCGCTCTTGCTGGCGGTGGCTGAAGGTGATCTGTCCGGCCATAGCATTGAGTGGCACGACCAGGCTGCAATCTGCGTGGTCATGGCTGCTGAAGGCTATCCCGGTGATTACCCCAAAGGGGATATTATTACCGGAATTGAGGCAGCCGAACAGGTGGCTGATGTGACGGTCTTCCATGCCGGAACTGCTGAAAAAGATGGCCGGATTGTGACGGCCGGTGGCCGGGTGCTGGGGGTGACGGCCCTGGGGAACACCGTTGCTGCTGCGATCGAGCGGGTCTACCAGGGGGTTGAGAAGATCTCCTGGCGCGGGGTGCAGTTTCGTCGCGACATCGGCAAAAAGGCCCTTGGAAGGCTCTAA
- the purH gene encoding bifunctional phosphoribosylaminoimidazolecarboxamide formyltransferase/IMP cyclohydrolase: MAKITRALISVSDKTGIVELSRALAGYGVEILSTGGTAKLLREAGLTVKDVSEFTGFPEMLDGRVKTLHPKVHGGLLGIRANADHQAKMKEHGIEPIDMVVVNLYPFEATVAKPDCTLEDAIENIDIGGPTMLRSAAKNNHDVTVLVDAADYTAVLDEMAANAGCVSVKTNFRLAVKVYQHTAAYDGAISNWLGARLGEAVNEYPDTFTIQVKKAQDLRYGENPHQSAAFYVERGITEPCVSNAVQLQGKELSFNNIIDLDAAIETVKEFTDKPAAVIIKHTNPCGVALGDSPISAYLKARECDPVSAFGGIVGFNRIVDAAAARELTSTFLEAVIAPGYDEEALAIFTAKKNVRVMQVPLLAGHLQTGYDLKRVVGGLLLQGRDLGMVAANDCKVMSERQPTAQELAALDFAWRVCKHVKSNAIVFTNADQTVGIGAGQMSRVDSSKIAVQKALLLIKGTVLASDAFFPFRDGVDAAAEAGVTAIIQPGGSVRDEEVIQAANEHGMAMVFTNMRHFRH; encoded by the coding sequence ATGGCCAAAATTACACGGGCGCTGATCAGTGTCTCCGACAAGACCGGTATTGTGGAGCTTTCCAGGGCTCTGGCAGGATATGGTGTGGAGATCCTTTCCACCGGCGGGACCGCCAAGCTGTTGCGTGAAGCCGGCCTGACGGTAAAGGATGTGTCCGAGTTCACCGGCTTCCCCGAGATGCTGGATGGCCGGGTCAAGACCCTGCACCCCAAGGTGCATGGCGGTCTGCTGGGTATCCGTGCCAATGCAGACCACCAGGCCAAGATGAAAGAACACGGCATTGAGCCGATCGATATGGTGGTGGTCAACCTCTATCCCTTTGAGGCCACGGTGGCCAAACCGGACTGCACCCTCGAGGATGCCATTGAGAACATTGATATCGGCGGCCCCACCATGCTGCGTTCTGCTGCCAAGAACAACCATGACGTGACGGTACTGGTGGATGCTGCAGATTACACTGCCGTGTTGGATGAAATGGCGGCAAATGCAGGCTGTGTTTCGGTAAAGACCAATTTCCGTCTGGCCGTGAAGGTCTATCAGCACACCGCTGCCTATGATGGTGCCATTTCAAACTGGTTGGGGGCCCGGCTGGGTGAGGCCGTTAACGAGTATCCGGATACCTTTACGATTCAGGTTAAAAAGGCGCAGGATCTGCGCTATGGCGAGAACCCCCACCAGTCGGCCGCCTTCTATGTGGAGCGGGGCATTACCGAACCCTGCGTTTCCAATGCAGTCCAGTTGCAGGGCAAGGAGCTGTCCTTTAACAACATTATCGATCTGGATGCTGCTATTGAGACGGTCAAGGAGTTTACCGACAAGCCGGCAGCCGTTATCATCAAGCATACCAACCCCTGCGGCGTTGCACTGGGAGATTCTCCCATCTCGGCCTATCTCAAGGCCCGCGAGTGTGATCCGGTCTCCGCCTTTGGCGGTATTGTGGGCTTTAACCGTATTGTTGATGCTGCAGCTGCCCGTGAGTTGACCTCGACCTTCCTTGAGGCGGTGATCGCCCCTGGTTATGATGAAGAGGCATTGGCGATCTTTACTGCCAAGAAAAATGTGCGGGTGATGCAGGTGCCGTTGCTGGCCGGACATCTCCAGACCGGTTATGACCTGAAGCGGGTTGTGGGAGGACTGCTGCTGCAGGGGCGTGACCTGGGCATGGTTGCCGCCAATGACTGCAAGGTGATGTCCGAGCGTCAACCAACCGCCCAGGAACTGGCTGCACTGGATTTCGCCTGGCGGGTTTGCAAACATGTCAAGTCAAACGCCATTGTCTTTACCAATGCCGATCAGACTGTCGGGATCGGGGCCGGTCAGATGTCACGGGTGGACTCCTCCAAGATCGCCGTTCAAAAGGCGTTGCTGCTGATCAAAGGGACGGTACTGGCCTCCGACGCCTTCTTCCCGTTCCGCGATGGCGTGGATGCCGCAGCCGAGGCCGGTGTCACGGCGATCATTCAGCCGGGCGGTTCAGTGCGGGATGAAGAGGTGATTCAGGCTGCCAATGAACATGGCATGGCGATGGTCTTTACCAATATGCGCCATTTCAGGCACTAG
- a CDS encoding glycosyltransferase, producing the protein MLTISVVIPIKPGLRPQAAGRIAALGWPSGQYELLIAEGTNPSCQRNQAVQQATGDIIYFLDDDALVVPDALQRLARHFVDPQVVAVGGPSLTPSTDTLLQRAIGATLASPLGAGGVRNRYRAVGTVRRTTERELILCNLAIRREAFLANNGLDERLYPNEENELLDRLQKGGGLLLHDPQLAVERSQRASLAAFARQMFRYGRGRSEQTRIAGLHGLMPFVPLLFLVYLLAVPLLQVPLLRLPLAGYLLAVGLCTLRAAAKERTASHLLLLPLLFPMMHISNGLGLLAGFLLPLKPQTCYNRPPVLIRHLKP; encoded by the coding sequence TTGCTGACCATCTCCGTCGTCATACCGATCAAGCCGGGGCTACGCCCGCAGGCTGCCGGACGGATAGCCGCCCTTGGCTGGCCATCCGGTCAGTATGAACTGCTGATTGCCGAAGGAACCAACCCGAGTTGCCAGCGTAACCAGGCGGTACAACAGGCCACCGGTGACATCATCTATTTTCTTGATGACGACGCCTTGGTGGTACCTGATGCCTTGCAGAGGCTTGCACGGCATTTCGTTGATCCGCAGGTGGTTGCTGTCGGGGGACCGTCGCTGACGCCGTCAACCGATACCTTGCTGCAACGGGCCATCGGTGCAACACTGGCGTCACCGCTTGGAGCAGGGGGGGTACGGAATCGTTACCGTGCAGTGGGAACCGTCAGGCGAACCACCGAGCGGGAACTGATTCTCTGTAATCTGGCGATCCGACGTGAGGCCTTTCTTGCCAACAACGGTCTGGATGAACGGCTCTACCCCAATGAAGAAAACGAACTGCTGGACCGTCTGCAGAAGGGCGGGGGGCTACTGTTGCATGACCCGCAACTTGCGGTTGAGCGCAGCCAGCGTGCTTCACTGGCTGCCTTTGCCCGGCAGATGTTCCGCTATGGCCGCGGCAGGTCGGAACAGACCAGGATCGCCGGCTTGCACGGCCTGATGCCGTTTGTGCCGCTGCTGTTTCTGGTGTATCTCCTGGCAGTTCCGTTATTACAGGTGCCGCTTTTGCGGCTGCCGCTTGCAGGCTACCTGCTTGCCGTAGGCCTCTGTACACTCCGGGCGGCTGCGAAGGAACGGACGGCATCACATTTGCTGCTTCTGCCGCTCTTGTTCCCGATGATGCATATTTCCAACGGTCTCGGATTGCTGGCCGGCTTTCTGCTCCCTCTGAAACCTCAAACATGCTATAACCGTCCGCCGGTGCTCATCCGTCACCTTAAGCCTTGA
- a CDS encoding glycosyltransferase family 2 protein has translation MDLSIVVPIYFEEDNIRPLYAAITAALDPSGLVYEIICVDDGSGDNSFPLLKELAAADQRLRVIRFRRNFGQTAAMAAGFEAARGAVIVPMDGDLQNDPADIPLLLEKIKEGYDVVSGWRKERQDTFINRKLPSMIANGLISRLTDVHLHDYGCTLKAYRREVLDGIGLYGEMHRFVPALASRIGARVTELPVRHHPRLYGTSKYGISRTVRVVLDLLTVKFLLSYATKPIQLFGKWGIYSMLLAGVSGGAMIYMKLFANTSMNRNPLLILTAFLMFMGVQFITLGLLGELNARTYYESQGKPIYSVRERLNEPDDYV, from the coding sequence ATGGATCTCAGTATTGTCGTACCGATCTACTTTGAAGAAGATAATATCAGGCCGCTCTATGCCGCCATAACCGCCGCCCTTGACCCAAGCGGTCTTGTCTACGAGATCATCTGTGTTGATGACGGTTCAGGCGATAACTCCTTTCCGCTGCTTAAGGAGCTTGCCGCAGCGGATCAACGGCTGCGGGTGATCCGTTTCCGGCGCAATTTCGGCCAGACAGCAGCCATGGCCGCCGGATTTGAGGCGGCCCGCGGGGCCGTGATCGTACCAATGGACGGTGATCTGCAGAATGACCCGGCTGATATCCCGTTGCTGCTGGAAAAGATCAAGGAGGGGTATGATGTGGTCTCAGGCTGGCGCAAGGAGCGGCAGGATACCTTCATCAACCGGAAACTGCCCTCCATGATTGCCAACGGCCTGATCTCCCGTCTGACCGATGTCCATCTGCATGACTATGGCTGCACCCTGAAGGCCTATCGCCGCGAGGTACTGGACGGGATCGGCCTCTACGGGGAGATGCACCGTTTTGTGCCTGCCCTGGCCTCACGGATCGGCGCTAGGGTAACTGAGCTTCCGGTGCGGCATCATCCCCGTCTGTATGGCACCAGCAAGTATGGCATTTCCCGTACCGTGCGGGTGGTGCTGGATCTATTGACGGTCAAATTCCTGCTTTCCTATGCCACCAAGCCGATTCAGCTGTTCGGTAAGTGGGGTATCTATTCGATGCTGCTGGCTGGTGTCAGCGGTGGCGCCATGATCTATATGAAGCTGTTTGCCAATACCAGCATGAACCGCAATCCGCTCTTGATCCTGACCGCCTTCCTGATGTTCATGGGGGTCCAGTTCATCACCCTTGGATTGCTGGGGGAGTTGAATGCCCGCACCTATTACGAATCCCAGGGCAAGCCGATCTACTCCGTGCGGGAGCGTCTGAACGAGCCGGATGACTATGTCTGA
- the ccsB gene encoding c-type cytochrome biogenesis protein CcsB gives MLSAKLFNATTIFYMASTLVFFGYLAGRNKHVGTAASALAWIGFVVQTAAIGLRWKESYDIGLGHAPMSNLYESVVFFAWSIVLIFGIIDIKYKYRIIGAFVMPFALMGMAWAQLYLPTDINPLMPALQSNWLLYHVITCFLGYAAFAVACGVSIMYLIKAKSEEKGNEAAGGLMSQFPPTRALDDLNYKAIMVGFPLLTLGIITGAAWANYAWGTYWSWDPKETWSLIVWFVYAAFLHARFTKGWVGKRAAWLSIIGFAATIFCYLGVNLLLSGLHSYGNMS, from the coding sequence ATGTTGAGTGCAAAACTCTTTAACGCTACTACCATCTTCTATATGGCCTCGACACTGGTATTTTTCGGATACCTGGCCGGCCGCAACAAGCACGTTGGAACTGCAGCTTCAGCACTGGCCTGGATCGGTTTTGTCGTACAGACCGCTGCTATCGGTCTGCGCTGGAAAGAGTCCTATGATATCGGTCTGGGACACGCCCCGATGTCGAACTTGTATGAATCAGTGGTCTTTTTTGCCTGGAGTATCGTTTTGATCTTCGGCATTATCGATATCAAGTACAAGTACCGGATTATTGGTGCCTTTGTAATGCCCTTTGCCCTGATGGGGATGGCCTGGGCCCAGCTCTATCTGCCCACCGATATCAACCCGCTGATGCCTGCTCTGCAGAGCAACTGGCTGCTCTACCATGTGATTACCTGCTTTCTGGGCTATGCCGCCTTTGCGGTGGCGTGCGGCGTCTCGATCATGTATCTGATCAAGGCCAAGAGCGAGGAAAAGGGGAATGAGGCTGCCGGTGGTCTGATGTCCCAGTTTCCCCCGACCCGTGCCCTGGATGACCTGAACTACAAGGCGATCATGGTCGGCTTTCCGCTGCTGACCCTGGGGATCATCACCGGTGCGGCCTGGGCCAACTATGCCTGGGGCACCTACTGGAGCTGGGACCCCAAGGAAACCTGGTCGTTGATTGTCTGGTTTGTTTATGCCGCCTTCCTGCATGCCCGCTTCACCAAAGGGTGGGTCGGCAAGCGGGCTGCCTGGCTTTCAATCATCGGTTTTGCTGCCACCATTTTCTGCTATCTGGGAGTGAACCTGCTGTTGTCAGGACTGCATAGCTATGGTAATATGAGCTAA
- a CDS encoding glycosyltransferase family 4 protein, with product MSERRLRILMIAPTPYFSDRGCHVRIFEEAKALMARGYQVRIVTYHLGRDLEPVPVDRTLPLPWYRKREAGPSWHKPYLDLLLFCKAFGVARRFKPDVIHAHLHEGTLIGWLVARLRHIPLLFDYQGSLTGESLNHGFFGSGSLLHRLFSSIENRINRLADLVITSSTPGREELTRLWKLPQERVVALPDGVDTTVFRPYSRSEAKQMLGVADGVPVIVYLGLLNQYQGVDLLLQAAKQLIHQGRIFHLVIMGYPEQQYRQLADQLNIASFVTFTGMVDYARAPQMLAAGDLAVSPKISDTEANGKLLNYMACGLPVVAFDTPVNRELLGDDGSYARFSDADDLAGCMATALADREQLRQQGRRLRSRAVEQLGWDVRVQELEAIYQRLLKVEK from the coding sequence ATGTCTGAAAGGCGGTTACGTATCCTGATGATTGCGCCAACCCCGTATTTTTCGGATCGGGGGTGCCACGTCAGGATCTTCGAAGAGGCAAAGGCGCTGATGGCGCGAGGGTATCAGGTCCGGATTGTGACCTACCACCTGGGGCGGGATCTGGAACCGGTGCCGGTTGATCGTACGCTCCCGCTGCCCTGGTACCGGAAACGTGAGGCGGGCCCTTCCTGGCACAAGCCGTATCTTGATCTGCTGCTGTTCTGCAAGGCGTTCGGAGTTGCACGGCGCTTCAAGCCGGACGTAATCCATGCCCATCTCCATGAAGGAACCTTGATCGGCTGGCTGGTGGCCCGGTTGCGGCACATACCGCTCCTGTTTGATTATCAGGGCAGCCTGACTGGCGAGTCGCTTAATCATGGTTTTTTTGGTTCAGGCTCCCTGTTGCATCGCCTGTTTTCCAGCATTGAGAACCGCATCAACCGCTTGGCCGATCTGGTCATCACCAGTTCGACACCGGGCCGGGAAGAGCTGACCAGATTGTGGAAGCTTCCGCAGGAGCGGGTGGTTGCCCTGCCCGATGGTGTGGATACAACTGTTTTTCGCCCCTATTCCCGCAGCGAAGCAAAACAGATGCTGGGGGTTGCTGATGGGGTGCCGGTAATTGTCTATCTCGGGCTACTTAATCAGTATCAAGGGGTTGATCTGCTTTTACAGGCAGCAAAACAGTTGATTCACCAGGGGCGGATCTTTCATCTGGTGATCATGGGGTATCCGGAGCAGCAGTATCGCCAGCTGGCAGATCAGCTGAATATTGCAAGCTTTGTGACCTTTACCGGGATGGTTGACTATGCCAGGGCTCCCCAGATGCTTGCTGCAGGAGACCTGGCGGTCTCGCCCAAGATTTCTGACACTGAGGCCAATGGCAAACTTTTGAACTACATGGCCTGCGGGCTGCCGGTGGTGGCCTTTGATACGCCGGTAAACCGTGAGCTGCTGGGGGATGACGGCAGCTATGCTCGCTTTAGCGATGCCGATGATCTTGCCGGCTGTATGGCCACGGCCTTGGCAGACCGGGAACAGTTACGCCAACAGGGCAGACGCTTGCGTTCGCGGGCCGTAGAACAGCTTGGCTGGGATGTCCGGGTCCAGGAGCTGGAAGCGATCTATCAACGGCTGCTGAAGGTTGAAAAATAA
- a CDS encoding cytochrome c3 family protein, with the protein MKKSIIALIAMVAFAGSAFAADVAEYKGGAMGKVTFPHKAHMKLGCAKCHEGAPKKIEINKDVAHNKLCVKCHKAEKKGPQGCKDCHKK; encoded by the coding sequence ATGAAAAAGTCAATTATTGCCCTGATTGCCATGGTCGCCTTTGCTGGTAGCGCTTTCGCTGCTGACGTTGCTGAATACAAAGGCGGCGCAATGGGTAAAGTGACCTTTCCCCACAAGGCTCACATGAAGCTGGGCTGTGCCAAGTGCCATGAGGGTGCCCCCAAGAAGATTGAAATCAACAAGGACGTCGCTCACAACAAGCTCTGTGTCAAGTGCCACAAGGCCGAGAAAAAAGGTCCTCAAGGCTGCAAGGATTGCCACAAGAAGTAG
- a CDS encoding winged helix-turn-helix transcriptional regulator: protein MNKTTQPALDDYTLFRLLCELEPGPVCSQRELARRLDSALGLVNNYLKAAVAKGWVRIKELSGNRCTYHLTSRGSVELRRLALLHSRYLDRMIPLLLQEYRQLCRQFKEEGVERVALCGIDGGAELAWLALLEAGIEVVLVMDLDGTDGTFMGREVVSLARAMLSGMYKIMISSRNRAELLYHALLDLGADPMSIKVPVVFLEERS from the coding sequence ATGAACAAGACAACGCAACCTGCGCTTGACGACTATACGCTGTTTCGCCTGCTCTGTGAACTGGAGCCCGGTCCCGTCTGCTCGCAGCGGGAACTGGCCCGCAGGCTGGATAGCGCCCTGGGCTTGGTCAACAACTACCTTAAGGCCGCCGTTGCCAAAGGGTGGGTCAGAATCAAAGAGTTGTCCGGCAATCGCTGCACCTACCATCTTACCTCCAGAGGCAGTGTCGAACTGCGGCGATTGGCGCTGCTGCACAGCCGCTATCTGGATCGCATGATTCCACTGCTGCTACAGGAGTATCGCCAGTTGTGCCGGCAGTTTAAGGAAGAAGGGGTCGAGCGGGTGGCCTTGTGCGGCATAGACGGGGGGGCTGAGCTGGCCTGGCTGGCTTTGCTTGAGGCGGGCATTGAGGTGGTGTTGGTCATGGATCTGGATGGGACGGATGGCACGTTCATGGGGCGTGAAGTGGTGTCCCTGGCCCGTGCCATGTTGAGCGGGATGTACAAGATAATGATCAGCTCACGTAATCGGGCTGAATTACTCTATCATGCCTTGCTGGACCTCGGGGCAGACCCGATGTCAATCAAGGTTCCGGTTGTATTTCTTGAGGAGAGGTCATGA
- the selD gene encoding selenide, water dikinase SelD encodes MTNKKIKLTQTVKAAGUAAKLGPEGLATALAGLNRPADPRLIVGPETSDDGGVYCLTPEIALIESCDVITPPADDPRAFGRIAAANALSDIYAMGGRPLTAMNLAFFPSCSLPPEVLGEVLAGGQDALNEAGCCLLGGHTVEDDELKYGLSVTGTVHPEQVLRNSTARPGDLLLLTKPLGSGILSTAVKGEMATVEQEAEAVRWMSLLNRAAAELMLRYAPSACTDITGFGLIGHSCEMALGAGVTIRLHLDAVPLMRGVAAQVADGMVPAGCYRNRSYYLARIDAGGCDPERLLPLFDPQTSGGLLIALQPDAAALFQAEAAKNSIFCVQIGDVLPRAELPVIVV; translated from the coding sequence ATGACCAACAAGAAGATCAAACTGACGCAAACCGTCAAAGCTGCCGGCTGAGCGGCCAAGCTGGGCCCGGAGGGCCTTGCCACCGCGTTGGCGGGACTCAATCGTCCTGCTGACCCCAGATTGATCGTGGGACCTGAGACGTCCGATGATGGGGGGGTCTATTGCCTGACGCCGGAGATCGCGCTGATTGAAAGCTGTGATGTGATCACCCCCCCTGCCGATGACCCCCGGGCCTTTGGCAGGATCGCCGCGGCCAATGCACTCTCTGATATCTACGCCATGGGTGGAAGACCGCTAACCGCCATGAATCTTGCCTTTTTTCCCAGCTGCAGCCTGCCGCCGGAGGTGCTTGGCGAGGTGCTGGCCGGAGGTCAGGACGCCCTCAATGAGGCCGGTTGTTGTCTGCTGGGGGGGCATACGGTTGAGGATGACGAGTTGAAGTACGGACTGTCGGTGACCGGCACCGTACATCCTGAACAGGTGTTGCGCAACAGCACGGCCCGCCCCGGTGACCTCCTGCTGTTGACCAAGCCGCTGGGCAGCGGCATTCTGTCCACGGCAGTCAAGGGAGAGATGGCAACCGTTGAGCAGGAGGCAGAGGCGGTACGCTGGATGTCGCTCTTGAACCGTGCTGCTGCTGAGCTGATGCTGCGCTATGCGCCGTCCGCCTGCACCGACATCACCGGTTTTGGCCTGATTGGACACAGCTGTGAAATGGCCTTGGGGGCAGGCGTGACCATCCGCCTGCATCTTGATGCGGTCCCCCTGATGCGCGGGGTTGCTGCCCAGGTCGCCGACGGTATGGTGCCGGCCGGCTGCTACCGGAACCGCAGCTATTATCTTGCCCGGATCGATGCGGGTGGTTGCGACCCGGAGCGTTTGCTGCCGCTGTTTGATCCCCAGACCTCCGGAGGGCTGCTGATCGCCCTGCAACCCGATGCAGCAGCGTTGTTTCAGGCGGAAGCTGCGAAAAACAGTATCTTTTGTGTGCAGATCGGTGATGTGCTGCCCCGGGCGGAGCTGCCGGTGATCGTGGTTTAA